The Nitrospirota bacterium genome window below encodes:
- a CDS encoding RNA methyltransferase produces the protein MRAAEGAFVVEGAHAVRDLLTRHPEQILTIVTTQGYLLKEVGDDGLARLPASVQQYSCPDFQFSKLSDLEAPQGILAVVRQPTWDEAAILRQPTVLGIFGEQLQDPANVGAIIRTAAALNVSALWLTPESADIYQPKVVRSTSGVLLALPIFFTKDVSWLIQQGCQIFTAEVAGEGTVSIDEIHQAPRKLVFAVGNESRGLSAQIRTQATTRFTIPLSRDVESLNVAATVAIATFYFSRLPKGE, from the coding sequence GTGCGAGCTGCGGAAGGCGCCTTCGTAGTCGAAGGCGCCCATGCGGTGCGCGATCTCCTGACTCGGCACCCCGAACAGATTCTCACGATCGTAACGACCCAGGGGTACCTGCTCAAAGAAGTGGGGGACGACGGGTTAGCTCGACTCCCTGCCTCGGTACAGCAGTATTCCTGCCCTGATTTTCAATTCTCGAAATTATCTGACCTGGAAGCGCCGCAAGGTATTCTCGCCGTGGTGCGGCAGCCGACATGGGATGAAGCTGCGATTCTTCGGCAGCCGACGGTCCTGGGGATTTTCGGAGAGCAGTTGCAAGATCCTGCCAATGTGGGGGCTATTATCAGAACGGCGGCAGCGCTGAACGTAAGTGCCCTCTGGCTCACGCCTGAATCGGCTGATATCTATCAGCCGAAGGTGGTGCGTTCGACGAGCGGCGTCCTACTAGCGCTGCCGATTTTTTTCACTAAGGATGTGTCCTGGCTGATCCAACAGGGCTGTCAGATCTTCACGGCGGAAGTGGCAGGGGAGGGAACTGTTTCGATCGACGAAATTCACCAGGCGCCACGGAAACTGGTATTCGCGGTCGGCAATGAAAGCCGCGGTTTGTCAGCGCAGATCCGCACCCAGGCCACCACTCGATTTACCATCCCCCTCAGCCGCGACGTGGAATCCTTGAATGTCGCGGCGACCGTGGCCATCGCCACGTTTTATTTCTCGCGACTTCCCAAAGGGGAGTGA